One segment of Solanum stenotomum isolate F172 chromosome 1, ASM1918654v1, whole genome shotgun sequence DNA contains the following:
- the LOC125871069 gene encoding E3 ubiquitin-protein ligase PUB23-like, giving the protein MEDVEVPDYFLCPISMQLMRDPVTTSTGITYDRENIEKWLFKRKNTTCPITKQELLTMDLTPNHTLRRVIQSWCIMNSSHGVERIPTPKSQVTKSYVLKLLKEAMQSQEMQLSCLRKLKSIVHASESNKKCLQSCEVVDFLASIIMKQEVAFIQDSEFRISGRDTLLQKVVPSDIVSPKDSESYKLSCDNSQTPLVLEYFTTKASDEALDILFHLNPSDETLKKFVSKDNGDELFLDSLLYFLKCGNYQSRDYAIMLLKSAFNVADPCQLIGAKQEYFKEILLFLNNKLISQQATKASLKLLVELCPWGRNRIKAIEVGAISTLIELLLDTIERRSCELILTILHQLCSCAEGRAELLNHGAGIAIVSKKILRVSQVASDRGVRILCSISKFSATCKVLQEMLQVGVVSKLCLVIQVDSCSKTKEKAKEILRLHSRVWRDSSCLPPHLLSSYPS; this is encoded by the coding sequence ATGGAAGATGTTGAAGTTCCTGATTATTTCCTTTGTCCAATATCAATGCAACTAATGAGGGATCCGGTTACAACATCAACCGGAATAACCTATGATAGGGAGAACATAGAGAAATGGCTATTCAAGCGCAAGAACACAACTTGTCCCATAACCAAACAAGAGTTGTTGACCATGGATCTTACCCCAAATCACACTCTTCGTCGTGTGATCCAATCTTGGTGCATCATGAATTCTTCCCATGGTGTTGAAAGGATTCCTACTCCAAAGTCTCAAGTAACAAAATCATATGTTCTAAAACTCCTTAAAGAAGCCATGCAATCCCAAGAAATGCAACTTTCTTGCTTGAGGAAACTTAAATCTATTGTTCATGCAAGTGAGAGCAACAAGAAATGTTTACAATCATGTGAGGTTGTAGATTTCTTAGCTTcaattataatgaagcaagaagtGGCTTTTATTCAAGATTCAGAGTTCAGGATCAGTGGCAGAGATACCCTTTTACAAAAAGTCGTGCCATCTGACATTGTTTCACCAAAAGATTCCGAATCATACAAGTTGAGTTGTGATAATAGTCAGACACCACTTGTACTCGAGTACTTCACTACTAAGGCAAGTGATGAAGCATTGGATATTCTTTTCCATCTTAATCCCTCCGATGAAACCCTAAAAAAGTTCGTCTCCAAAGACAATGGAGACGAACTTTTCTTAGATTCTTTATTGTATTTCTTGAAATGTGGGAATTACCAATCTCGAGACTATGCAATAATGCTATTAAAATCAGCATTCAATGTGGCTGATCCATGCCAATTAATTGGTGCAaaacaagaatattttaaagaaatattgttatttttgaataaCAAATTAATCTCACAACAAGCTACAAAGGCTTCACTTAAATTACTAGTGGAACTTTGTCCATGGGGTAGAAATAGAATCAAAGCAATTGAAGTTGGAGCTATATCAACCCTAATTGAGCTTCTTCTTGATACAATAGAAAGAAGATCTTGTGAATTAATCCTTACAATTTTACACCAACTTTGTAGTTGCGCCGAGGGCCGGGCTGAGTTATTGAACCATGGGGCAGGAATAGCCATTGTTTCCAAGAAAATACTTAGGGTTTCACAAGTAGCAAGTGATAGAGGAGTGAGGATACTTTGTtccatttcaaaattttcagcaACTTGTAAGGTTCTTCAAGAGATGTTGCAAGTGGGAGTGGTGTCAAAGTTGTGTTTGGTGATTCAAGTGGATAGTTGTTCAAAGACCAAGgaaaaagcaaaagaaattCTAAGGTTACATTCTAGGGTTTGGAGAGATTCTTCTTGTCTTCCTCCTCATTTACTCTCTTCTTATCCTtcataa